The genomic segment CCCCGGTTGTCCCGGCCACCAGCCAGGCCAGGCTGGCCTTGAGGAAGGCTTTCACGAAGCCGTCCATCAGGCTGGTCCGTGGGTGAGGGCGGTGAGGGCGGCCAGGACCTGATCGAGTGGGAGTCCGGCGGTCGTGGCGGCGTCGCGGAGGGAGGCACCGGCGCCGCAGCAGGTGTCGATGCCCATGCGCGTGAGGACGGGCATGCTGGCGGGGAGCAGCTGGGTGATGGTGCGGACGCTCATCGTCTCGGAGATGGCCGTGGCATCTCCGGTCGCGGGTGGTGCGACGGCCGAGGACGAGCTGCAGGCGCAGGGGGTGGAGTCCTGGGCCGTGGGAAGGGGGGCGTGGCGGGTGGTGGTCATCTGGGGCTCCGGGGATGTGTCGTGCCGGCGGATGGGTGGGCCGGCGGCCGTGGCTGCGCGTGGGCGGCGGCACGGCGGCGTGGGGGCTCAGGCGATGCGGCTGCCGAGGAGGTCGCGGACGGTCGTGTCGGTGAGTGGGGCGCGCCGGATGTGCTGGATGGCGCGCCAGCGTGTGTGGGCCGCGCAGGGGTCTGCCGGGTTGCAGGCGCCGGCGCCGAGCAGGCAATGTCCGTTTGCGGGTGCGTCGTCGAAGCAATCGATGATGGTGGCGACGCGGAGGTCGGCCGGTGCGACGAGGAGGGAGAAGCCGCCGCTCGGTCCGCGCGAGGAGCTGACGATGCCGGCCTTGGCGAGCTGGTTGAGCGTCTTGGCCATGTAGTTGCGCGGCGCGCCGGTGCGGCGCGCGATCTCGTCGGCGGTGACGGTGTGCGTCTCCGGCTCCTGTGCCAGGACGAGCACGGCCCGGAGTGCATATTCAGAGGTCGACGACAGCATGGCGGTGGCGGGCAAAGGCGAGTTTCACATCTCGATATAATCTTTGTTCGGCTGGTCAGCCGCGCCTGTCCGCCATTGCCTGTTTCTCGCTTCACCTTTCCCCCACGCGCCGCCGCCCCGACCGGTGGCGCGCGCCCTCCGCAGCCTCCCAGGCACCCCGTCATGCCGATCGTCACCATCGTCGCCGGAGGGCTGCTGACCGTCCTTGGCCTGCTCAGCTACTTCATGAGCGTGAGCCACAGCCTCACCGCGCTCATCCCGCTGGCCATCGGCATCCCGCTCGAGGCCTGCGGGGCGCTGGCGCTGCGTCCGGAGCTGCGGAAGCACGCCATGCATGGCGCGGCCGGCCTGGCGTTGCTGGGGGTGCTCGGCTCGGCGCCCGGCGCGGTGGCACTCCTGCGGTTGCTCGCCGGTGAGGACGGCGCCGTGGTGGCACTGGCGGCGGGCGCTCAGGCGGCGATGTTCGTGATCTGCCTGCTGTTCCTCATCCTCTGCATCCGCAGTTTCATGAATGCCCGTGCCCGACGCCTGGATGACCGGGCAGCCTGACGGGCGCATCCCGACTCTGGCATCGCGTGCATTCCTGCTCCTGGCGGTGCGTCACCGCCTCAGCACTCATGGTCGTCGCCGCCGGGGTCGGCGGGTGCTCGGCTGCGGCCAGTGACGAGGCGCCACGCGACACCGCGGTGGCGCGCGTCGTGCCGCCGCTGCCTCCGTTGCCGCCAGCGCGTGACACCGCCGCCAGCATCGCCGAGCTCACCCGTCGCGCCGCCCGCATCGACCAGGACACGCTGACCATGCCGGCGCGCACGCGTCCCGTGGATCTCGGTGCCGGCGCCACCGGCACACTCACCGCGTGGCGGCTCGGGTCCGAGTGGCGGCGCCTGCGCCTCGTGAGCGAGGGTGAGACGTTCCGGAACGTGGACACCTACTGGCGCGCCGACGGCGCCCTGCTCGGGGCGCGGCTCGAGAGCGGTCGGCCCGGCGCGAAGCCGCAGACCGACATCGTGTTCTTCCGTGACGGCGCGGTCTACTACTGGCTGGCCGCCGACGGTCGCAAGCTGAACACCGACGCCCGTTCGACCGTATCCGAGGCAGAGATGTTGCAGCGGCGGCTCGCCGACATCCTCGACGTGCTTGCCGATGACGACGCCGCCACGCGCGCGCCGCCGCCGCCCTGAGCGGGCGGGTGCGGTGCGCACCACCCACCGACCTCCGTCGGGTCACCAGGGATTCCGCATGTCCAGTCCGATGCGCCGCCGCGGCGGCGCGAGGGGCCTCGCGATGCTGCTGCTCGCGACCGGTGCGCTGCCCGCCGGCGGCGGCGCGCAGCAGTCCGGCTCCGCCGCCGAGACGGCGTACATCCGCGAGCACTACACCAAGCGCGAGGTCGTGATCCCGGTGCGGGATGGGACGAAGCTCTACACGATCGTCTACACCCCCCGCGACACCACACGCCGCTACCCGATCCTGCTCAACCGCACGCCGTACAGCATCGGGCCCTACGGCGGATCCGACACGCTCAAGGCCACACTCGGCCCGTCGTTCGCGTTCGTGAAGGCCGGCTACATCTTCGCCTACCAGGACGTGCGCGGCGCGTACATGTCCGAGGGGCGCTTCGTGAACATGACGCCCCACCGGGAGAGCAAGCCGACCCCGCAGGAGACCGACGAGAGCACCGACACCTGGGACTCGATCGACTGGCTGCTGAAGTTCTCGCCGCACAACAACGGGCGTGTGGGGACGTGGGGCATCAGCTATCCCGGGTTCTACACGGCCGCCGGCATGATCGACGCCCATCCTGCACATCGCGCCGCGTCGCCGCAGGCGCCGATCGCCGACTGGTTCGCGGGTGACGACTTCCACCGCAACGGCGTGCTGTGGTTGCCGCACTTCTTCGGGTTCATCAGCGGATTCGGCAAGCCGCGTCCCGTGCCAACGCCCCGCGGCAACCGCCGGTTCGCGTTCCCCACCGCGGACGGCTACGATTTCTTCCTCAACGACCTCGGGCCGGTGGGGACGGCGAACGCGAAGTTCTTCCACGACAGTGTGGCGTTCTGGAACGAGGCGCTCGCGCACCCCACCTACGACCAGTTCTGGCAGTCGCGCAACCTGCGCCCGCACCTGCGCCGCATCCGGCCGGCGGTGATGACCGTGGGCGGGTTCTTCGACGCCGAGAACGTGTTCGGCGCGCTGCAGGTGTACCGCAGCGTGGAGGCACAGAGTCCGGATGCCAGCAACACGCTGGTGATGGGGCCGTGGTTCCACGGCGGCTGGGCGCGCAGCAACGGCCTGCGGCTCGGTGATGCCTACTTCGGCAGCGCGACCAGCGAGTGGTACCGCGACTCGGTGGAGTTTCCGTTCTTCGAGTACCACCTCCGGGACGTGGGCAACGACCCACGCAGCGAGGCAATCATCTTCGACAGCGGCCGGAACGCGTGGACGCGACTCGATGCCTGGCCGCCGAGGAACGCGGGGGCGCAGGCGCTCCATCTCGGCCCCGGAGGCGTGGCGGCGTTCACGGCTCCTCCGACGGCGGCGCGTGCGACCTTCGACCGCTACGTCAGCGATCCCGCGAAACCCGTCCCGTTCACGCAGGTCGTGGCCACCGGCATGCCGCGCGAGTACATGACGGAGGACCAGCGCTTCGCCTCGCGCCGGCCGGACGTGCTCGTGTACCAGACGGCGCCACTCACCGACGACCTCACGGTGATGGGCCCGGTCGGCGTGGACCTCGTCGTGAGCACGAGCGGCACCGACGCCGACTTCGTGGTGAAGGTGATCGACGTCTTCCCTGACAGTGCGCCCGCCGCGCCCGGCGACCGCGCCGGCTTCTCACGCGGGGGCTACCAGATGCTGCTGCGCGGGGAACCGTTCCGCGCCCAGTTCCGCGACAGCTACGAGCGCCCGTCGGCGCTGGTGCCCAACACGCCCGTCACGTTGCGGTGGCAGCTCAACGACATCGCCCACACCTTCCGGCGCGGGCACCGCATCATGGTGCACGTGCAGGGCACCTGGTTCCCGCTGATGGAGCGGAACCCGCAGGTGTTCTCGCCCAACATCGCCTTCGCGGCACCCTCCGACTTCCGTGCCGCGACCATGCGCGTCTACCACTCCTCACGGCTCCTGCTGCCGGTCGTGCGCTGACCGCTGCCGTCAGCGCAGGATCGAACCCCAGAGCAGCGGCTGCGTGTTCATGCTCTGGCCGCGGTACTGCGGCCGGAACCCGAACAGGATCACGTGGCCCTTGCCGACGGTGACGTCGACCATCGCCGCGCGGCCGTTGAGTCGCGAGCCGCCCAGCAGCCACCCCGAGAGCAGCGGGTCACCAGTGCCCGGATACGAGGCCACCGCCACGGCGCGTGCCGGGTCGGTGATCTCGAACGCCGGGCTGTCCTCGAACCAGGCGGCTGGCACCGGGGCCGTCATGCGTGCCGTCACCGGGCTGGCTCGGTTGAGCGTGATGGCCATCAGGGACCCGGGGGCGTAGAAGTCGGTGTTGCGCACACCGGCCAGCACGTTCTTCACCGGCAGCTCCAGCGTCTCGATCGCGTACTCGCTGGCATCGTTGAACGTGATCAGCGTGCCACCGGCCTCGACGAACGCCTTCAGGCTCGCCGCGCCTGCATCGCCCAGCCCGCCGCGGAGTGAATCGGGATACGGCGCGCCGAGGCCGCGGCGCAGCTGGGAGGCACCCTGGTCGGGCACGATGATCACGTCGTGGCGCGCCTTCAGGTTGCCCGCGCGCATCTCGGCATCCAGCACGCTGCGGTACGGGATGTGGTTGACGTCGAAGAGCCACCGCGTCCATCCCTCGTCCATCGACCCGGGGTAGCTGCGATAGATCGCGATCCGCTTCGGCGAACGGGTGCTGAGTCCCGGCACCGTGAAGCGGGGCTCGGGCATCGGCGCGGCCAGTGCGCCGAGTGCCGGCGCCGCGCCGGTGACGGCATCCACCCGCACGCCGAAGAGCAGGGGCAGCGTGTGCGCGGTCACGTCGTACGGGCGCTTCGGCGGGCCGCCGGGATACTCGCTCAGGTTGGGATAGTGCTGCCGCTCCAGCAGCGTCTTCGCATACGAACCGAACGGCTGCCGGGTCGGCACGATGTAGCTGCCGGCGGGCGCGGACTCATAGACCTCGACCTGGCCGTGCTGCAGTGTCCACACCAGCCGCTGCAGCGCCTGCGGGTCGGCCTGGTCGCGCGGGATCACATACGCGGACGGCACGTCCGTGGTGGTCCACGGGTGCGCCGGGTCCATCGCACGATCCGCGACGGCGAGATAGCTCTCGAGCCACTGCCGGCGGTCACGCGCCACCGAGGCGAGCATCGCCCAGGAGGCGCTCGCCTGGTAGGCGACGATGTCGCCGTAGGTCCAGGTGCCGCCCGGCCAGCGGGCCGGGAAGTTCCACGAGGACACGCGGGCGTCGTAGCCGCGCGCGGTGCCGAGCTGGGTGAACGGGATCTCGATCGGCGACGCAAGGCGGGCGCTGGCGGTCTCGGTGAGGATGCGCACGCCGTGGTGGTTCAGCGAGTACTGCCGGGCCGGTGACCACTGGTCGTAGGAGGCGTTCGTCGCGATGCCGGTCTTGCCCTCGGCGATCATCCGCCAGCCCATGTGCATGCCGAGCGCATTGGTGCTGCTGGTGAGCACCGGGTCGATGTTCGGCTCGACCGGGTCCATGTAGGGCGGGATGAAGATGCGGCCGCCGTTGGCGCCCTGCTGGTGGATGTCGTTGACCACGGCGGGCGTCCACGGCGAGTACAGCGAGTCGAGCACCATCCGCTGCTCCACCTGCGTGAACGCGTACCAGTCGCGGTTGTTGTCGTGGCCCGTGTAGTGGTGGTAGAGCTGCGGCGGCTGCGTCCCTTCCGCCGGCGTGCCGACGGTGCTGCGGTACCAGTCCCCCACGATGTCCACGCCATCCGGGTTCTGGCTCGGCACCAGCATGATGATGGTTTCCTTCAGGATCTCGCGCGATTCCGGGGTGTCGCCGCGCAGGAGCCGGTCGGCGATCACGAGTGGCGACGAGAAGCCGCCCACTTCCGTCGAGTGGATGCTCGACGTGATCAGGACGATGGTGCGGCCCTCCGACAGCAGCCGCTCGCGGTCACCGTCGGTGCGCTT from the Gemmatimonadaceae bacterium genome contains:
- a CDS encoding DUF542 domain-containing protein → MTTTRHAPLPTAQDSTPCACSSSSAVAPPATGDATAISETMSVRTITQLLPASMPVLTRMGIDTCCGAGASLRDAATTAGLPLDQVLAALTALTHGPA
- a CDS encoding Rrf2 family transcriptional regulator, whose product is MLVLAQEPETHTVTADEIARRTGAPRNYMAKTLNQLAKAGIVSSSRGPSGGFSLLVAPADLRVATIIDCFDDAPANGHCLLGAGACNPADPCAAHTRWRAIQHIRRAPLTDTTVRDLLGSRIA
- a CDS encoding CocE/NonD family hydrolase; translated protein: MSSPMRRRGGARGLAMLLLATGALPAGGGAQQSGSAAETAYIREHYTKREVVIPVRDGTKLYTIVYTPRDTTRRYPILLNRTPYSIGPYGGSDTLKATLGPSFAFVKAGYIFAYQDVRGAYMSEGRFVNMTPHRESKPTPQETDESTDTWDSIDWLLKFSPHNNGRVGTWGISYPGFYTAAGMIDAHPAHRAASPQAPIADWFAGDDFHRNGVLWLPHFFGFISGFGKPRPVPTPRGNRRFAFPTADGYDFFLNDLGPVGTANAKFFHDSVAFWNEALAHPTYDQFWQSRNLRPHLRRIRPAVMTVGGFFDAENVFGALQVYRSVEAQSPDASNTLVMGPWFHGGWARSNGLRLGDAYFGSATSEWYRDSVEFPFFEYHLRDVGNDPRSEAIIFDSGRNAWTRLDAWPPRNAGAQALHLGPGGVAAFTAPPTAARATFDRYVSDPAKPVPFTQVVATGMPREYMTEDQRFASRRPDVLVYQTAPLTDDLTVMGPVGVDLVVSTSGTDADFVVKVIDVFPDSAPAAPGDRAGFSRGGYQMLLRGEPFRAQFRDSYERPSALVPNTPVTLRWQLNDIAHTFRRGHRIMVHVQGTWFPLMERNPQVFSPNIAFAAPSDFRAATMRVYHSSRLLLPVVR